The Anas acuta chromosome 2, bAnaAcu1.1, whole genome shotgun sequence genome contains a region encoding:
- the HYCC1 gene encoding hyccin isoform X1 — MLAVDTGIVEEWLSEFKTLPEASISSYATNLKDKTALISSLYKVIQEPQSELLEPVCHQLFEFYRSGEEQLLRFTLQFLPELMWCYLAVSASRDLQSSGCIEALLLGVYNLEIVDKEGHSKVLSFTIPSLSKPSVYHEPSSIGSMALTEGALSQHGLSRVVYSGPHPQREMLTAQNRFEVLTFLLLCYNAALSYMPAVSLQSLCQICSRICVCGYPRQQVRKYKGVNCRIPVSSEFMVQMLTGIYYAFYNGEWDLARKAMDDILYRAQLELYPEPLLVANAIKASLPQGAMKSSKEGTRCIQVEITPTSSRISRNAVTSMSIRGHRWKRHGNTDLGIEEELIEVSEADEGFYSRAASSTSQSALSNSGNTSSKNLLGKSQRRSGGSKAGGKEKEGETCREHLSRKQTQRAMSENLELVSLKRLTLTTSQSLPKPGSHSLARTTTTVFSKSFEQVSGVTVPNNRGGVSGTEANRFSACSLQEEKLIYGTERTDLPLLSKQPNQQRPPSISITLSTD; from the exons ATGTTAGCTGTGGATACTGGGATTGTGGAGGAGTGGTTATCGGAGTTCAAG accCTGCCAGAAGCATCCATATCCAGCTATGCGACAAACTTGAAAGACAAGACTGCTCTGATTTCATCTCTTTACAAAGTAATTCAGGAGCCACAGAGTGAA CTTCTGGAGCCAGTCTGCCATCAGCTCTTCGAGTTCTATCGCAGCGGTGAAGAACAATTGCTGCGATTCACGCTGCAGTTTCTACCAGAACTGATGTGGTGCTACCTTGCTGTCTCAGCCAGCAGAGATCTGCAGAGCAGTGGATGCATAGAGGCCCTTCTCCTAGGAGTTTACAACTTG GAGATAGTCGATAAAGAGGGACATAGCAAAGTGCTGAGTTTCACAATTCCATCTTTATCCAAACCTTCAGTATATCATGAA ccttCCAGCATTGGCTCCATGGCTCTTACTGAAGGAGCTTTATCCCAGCATGGTTTATCCAGGGTTGTATACAGTGGACCTCATCCTCAGAGGGAGATGTTAACAGCACAGAACAG GTTTGAAGTGTTAactttccttctgctctgctaCAATGCTGCCTTAAGCTACATGCCTGCAGTTTCTCTTCAGTCATTGTGTCAAATTTGTTCAAG AATTTGTGTCTGTGGATATCCTCGCCAACAAGTGAGAAAGTACAAGGGAGTAAACTGCAGGATTCCAGTTTCATCCGAATTCATGGTGCAAATGCTAACAGGGATTTATTATGCCTT TTATAATGGAGAATGGGATCTGGCTCGTAAAGCTATGGATGACATTTTGTATAGAGCACAGCTAGAACTGTATCCAGAACCTCTACTG GTTGCTAATGCAATAAAAGCTTCACTGCCTCAGGGTGCCATGAAATCTAGTAAAGAAGGCACAAGGTGCATTCAGGTTGAAATTACACCTACTTCATCCAGGATATCAAGAAATGCTGTGACTAGTATGTCTATCCGAGGGCATAGATGGAAAAGGCATG GTAATACTGATCTAGGAATTGAAGAAGAACTGATAGAAGTATCTGAAGCTGATGAAGGGTTTTACTCTAGGGCTGCATCTAGCACAAGTCAGTCCGCCTTATCTAACAGTGGCAACACAAGCAGTAAGAACCTTTTAGGGAAGAGCCAACGAAGATCTGGAGGAAGCAaagctggaggaaaagaaaaagaaggagaaacCTGCAGAGAACACTTGTCACGAAAACAAACTCAGAGAGCCATGAGTGAGAATCTAGAACTTGTTTCCTTGAAGAGACTGACACTGACAACCAGCCAGTCCCTGCCTAAACCTGGTAGCCATAGTTTGGCCAGAACTACCACTACTGTATTTAGTAAATCATTTGAACAGGTCAGTGGTGTCACAGTTCCAAATAATCGTGGTGGTGTATCTGGTACAGAGGCAAACAGGTTCTCAGCTTGCAGTCTTCAGGAGGAAAAACTGATCTATGgaacagaaagaacagacctTCCTCTTTTAAGCAAGCAACCTAACCAGCAGCGACCTCCAAGTATTAGTATAACTTTGTCAACTGATTGA
- the HYCC1 gene encoding hyccin isoform X3: MLAVDTGIVEEWLSEFKTLPEASISSYATNLKDKTALISSLYKVIQEPQSELLEPVCHQLFEFYRSGEEQLLRFTLQFLPELMWCYLAVSASRDLQSSGCIEALLLGVYNLEIVDKEGHSKVLSFTIPSLSKPSVYHEPSSIGSMALTEGALSQHGLSRVVYSGPHPQREMLTAQNRFEVLTFLLLCYNAALSYMPAVSLQSLCQICSRICVCGYPRQQVRKYKGVNCRIPVSSEFMVQMLTGIYYAFYNGEWDLARKAMDDILYRAQLELYPEPLLVANAIKASLPQGAMKSSKEGTRCIQVEITPTSSRISRNAVTSMSIRGHRWKRHEQPENGNDATELGNFIIPEISVTNVSGERTGNGEKSRTLAENDVQHIQGVQETATDPRTDSKGMPEIRRQKSVILI; the protein is encoded by the exons ATGTTAGCTGTGGATACTGGGATTGTGGAGGAGTGGTTATCGGAGTTCAAG accCTGCCAGAAGCATCCATATCCAGCTATGCGACAAACTTGAAAGACAAGACTGCTCTGATTTCATCTCTTTACAAAGTAATTCAGGAGCCACAGAGTGAA CTTCTGGAGCCAGTCTGCCATCAGCTCTTCGAGTTCTATCGCAGCGGTGAAGAACAATTGCTGCGATTCACGCTGCAGTTTCTACCAGAACTGATGTGGTGCTACCTTGCTGTCTCAGCCAGCAGAGATCTGCAGAGCAGTGGATGCATAGAGGCCCTTCTCCTAGGAGTTTACAACTTG GAGATAGTCGATAAAGAGGGACATAGCAAAGTGCTGAGTTTCACAATTCCATCTTTATCCAAACCTTCAGTATATCATGAA ccttCCAGCATTGGCTCCATGGCTCTTACTGAAGGAGCTTTATCCCAGCATGGTTTATCCAGGGTTGTATACAGTGGACCTCATCCTCAGAGGGAGATGTTAACAGCACAGAACAG GTTTGAAGTGTTAactttccttctgctctgctaCAATGCTGCCTTAAGCTACATGCCTGCAGTTTCTCTTCAGTCATTGTGTCAAATTTGTTCAAG AATTTGTGTCTGTGGATATCCTCGCCAACAAGTGAGAAAGTACAAGGGAGTAAACTGCAGGATTCCAGTTTCATCCGAATTCATGGTGCAAATGCTAACAGGGATTTATTATGCCTT TTATAATGGAGAATGGGATCTGGCTCGTAAAGCTATGGATGACATTTTGTATAGAGCACAGCTAGAACTGTATCCAGAACCTCTACTG GTTGCTAATGCAATAAAAGCTTCACTGCCTCAGGGTGCCATGAAATCTAGTAAAGAAGGCACAAGGTGCATTCAGGTTGAAATTACACCTACTTCATCCAGGATATCAAGAAATGCTGTGACTAGTATGTCTATCCGAGGGCATAGATGGAAAAGGCATG AACAACCAGAGAATGGTAATGATGCTACTGAATTGGGCAACTTTATCATACCTGAGATTAGTGTCACAAATGTGTCTGGAGAGAGAACcgggaatggggaaaaaagcagaacactAGCAGAGAATGATGTTCAGCATATACAGGGAGTACAGGAAACAGCTACAGATCCTAGAACTGACAGCAAAGGCATGCCAGAAATCAGGAGGCaaaaatct GTAATACTGATCTAG
- the HYCC1 gene encoding hyccin isoform X2: MLAVDTGIVEEWLSEFKTLPEASISSYATNLKDKTALISSLYKVIQEPQSELLEPVCHQLFEFYRSGEEQLLRFTLQFLPELMWCYLAVSASRDLQSSGCIEALLLGVYNLEIVDKEGHSKVLSFTIPSLSKPSVYHEPSSIGSMALTEGALSQHGLSRVVYSGPHPQREMLTAQNRFEVLTFLLLCYNAALSYMPAVSLQSLCQICSRICVCGYPRQQVRKYKGVNCRIPVSSEFMVQMLTGIYYAFYNGEWDLARKAMDDILYRAQLELYPEPLLVANAIKASLPQGAMKSSKEGTRCIQVEITPTSSRISRNAVTSMSIRGHRWKRHEQPENGNDATELGNFIIPEISVTNVSGERTGNGEKSRTLAENDVQHIQGVQETATDPRTDSKGMPEIRRQKSVRKMMDDGINSTGRVQF; the protein is encoded by the exons ATGTTAGCTGTGGATACTGGGATTGTGGAGGAGTGGTTATCGGAGTTCAAG accCTGCCAGAAGCATCCATATCCAGCTATGCGACAAACTTGAAAGACAAGACTGCTCTGATTTCATCTCTTTACAAAGTAATTCAGGAGCCACAGAGTGAA CTTCTGGAGCCAGTCTGCCATCAGCTCTTCGAGTTCTATCGCAGCGGTGAAGAACAATTGCTGCGATTCACGCTGCAGTTTCTACCAGAACTGATGTGGTGCTACCTTGCTGTCTCAGCCAGCAGAGATCTGCAGAGCAGTGGATGCATAGAGGCCCTTCTCCTAGGAGTTTACAACTTG GAGATAGTCGATAAAGAGGGACATAGCAAAGTGCTGAGTTTCACAATTCCATCTTTATCCAAACCTTCAGTATATCATGAA ccttCCAGCATTGGCTCCATGGCTCTTACTGAAGGAGCTTTATCCCAGCATGGTTTATCCAGGGTTGTATACAGTGGACCTCATCCTCAGAGGGAGATGTTAACAGCACAGAACAG GTTTGAAGTGTTAactttccttctgctctgctaCAATGCTGCCTTAAGCTACATGCCTGCAGTTTCTCTTCAGTCATTGTGTCAAATTTGTTCAAG AATTTGTGTCTGTGGATATCCTCGCCAACAAGTGAGAAAGTACAAGGGAGTAAACTGCAGGATTCCAGTTTCATCCGAATTCATGGTGCAAATGCTAACAGGGATTTATTATGCCTT TTATAATGGAGAATGGGATCTGGCTCGTAAAGCTATGGATGACATTTTGTATAGAGCACAGCTAGAACTGTATCCAGAACCTCTACTG GTTGCTAATGCAATAAAAGCTTCACTGCCTCAGGGTGCCATGAAATCTAGTAAAGAAGGCACAAGGTGCATTCAGGTTGAAATTACACCTACTTCATCCAGGATATCAAGAAATGCTGTGACTAGTATGTCTATCCGAGGGCATAGATGGAAAAGGCATG AACAACCAGAGAATGGTAATGATGCTACTGAATTGGGCAACTTTATCATACCTGAGATTAGTGTCACAAATGTGTCTGGAGAGAGAACcgggaatggggaaaaaagcagaacactAGCAGAGAATGATGTTCAGCATATACAGGGAGTACAGGAAACAGCTACAGATCCTAGAACTGACAGCAAAGGCATGCCAGAAATCAGGAGGCaaaaatctgtaagaaaaatgaTGGATGATGGAATAAACTCAACTGGCAGAGTGCAGTTTTAG